One genomic region from Buteo buteo chromosome 12, bButBut1.hap1.1, whole genome shotgun sequence encodes:
- the PURB gene encoding transcriptional regulator protein Pur-beta, which translates to MADGDSGSERGGSGSGSGGFATARGGGGGGGGGAGSGSGGGSGGGGGGAGPEQETQELASKRLDIQNKRFYLDVKQNAKGRFLKIAEVGAGGSKSRLTLSMAVAAEFRDYLGDFIEHYAQLGPSSPEQLAQAAGPPGEDGAGPGPRRALKSEFLVRENRKYYLDLKENQRGRFLRIRQTVNRGPGGPGGFPGGPPGLQSGQTIALPAQGLIEFRDALAKLIDDYGGEEDELGGPGGGGPGGGGLYGELPEGTSITVDSKRFFFDVGCNKYGVFLRVSEVKPSYRNAITVPYKAWAKFGGAFCRYAEEMRDIQERQRDKLYDRRAGPPGPGSGSGAGDDSDGDDVDDD; encoded by the coding sequence ATGGCGGACGGGGACAGCGGCAGCGAgcgcggcggcagcggcagcggcagcggcgggtTCGCGAccgcccgcgggggcggaggaggcggcggcggcggggccgggtcCGGGTCCGGCGGGGGgtccggcggcggcggcggaggggcgggCCCGGAGCAGGAGACGCAGGAGCTGGCCTCGAAGCGGCTGGACATCCAGAACAAGCGGTTCTACCTGGACGTCAAGCAGAACGCCAAGGGCCGCTTCCTCAAGATCGCCGAGGTGGGGGCGGGCGGCTCCAAGAGCCGCCTCACCCTCTCCATGGCGGTGGCCGCCGAGTTCCGCGACTACCTGGGCGACTTCATCGAGCACTACGCCCAGCtgggcccctccagccccgagCAGCTGGCCCAGGCCGCCGGCCCCCCCGGCGAGGAcggcgccggccccggcccccgccgcgcccTCAAGAGTGAGTTCCTGGTGCGGGAGAACCGCAAGTACTACCTGGACCTGAAGGAGAACCAACGCGGGCGCTTCCTCCGCATCCGCCAGACCGTCAACCGCGGCCCTGGCGGGCCGGGGGGCTTCCCGGGCGGCCCCCCCGGGCTGCAGAGCGGCCAGACCATCGCCCTGCCCGCCCAGGGCCTGATCGAGTTCCGCGACGCCCTGGCCAAGCTGATCGACGACTACGGGGGCGAGGAGGACGAGCTgggcggccccgggggcggcgggccgggcggcggggggctctACGGGGAGCTGCCCGAGGGCACATCCATCACCGTGGACTCCAAGCGCTTCTTCTTCGACGTGGGCTGCAACAAGTACGGCGTCTTCCTGCGGGTGAGCGAGGTGAAGCCGTCCTACCGCAACGCCATCACCGTCCCCTACAAGGCCTGGGCCAAGTTCGGCGGAGCCTTCTGCCGCTACGCCGAGGAGATGCGTGACATCCAGGAGCGCCAGCGGGACAAGCTCTACGACCGGCGCGCCGGACCGCCGGGTCCCGGCAGCGGCAGTGGCGCCGGCGATGACTCCGACGGCGACGACGTGGACGACGACTGA
- the COX5B gene encoding cytochrome c oxidase subunit 5B, mitochondrial, whose translation MASRLLRVSAALRLLPAASARAAPARCLAVPGGLASDEEQATGLERKVLEAMNKGLDPYSMFRPKRYAGTKEDPNLVPSVSNKRIVGCVCEEDNSCVVWFWLHQGEAQRCPSCGAHYKLIPHELPH comes from the exons ATGGCCTCAAGGTTACTGCGGGTGAGCGCGGCCCTGCGGCTGCTGcccgccgcctccgcccgcGCTGCACCCGCCCGCTGCCTCGCCGTCCCCG GCGGCCTCGCCAGCGATGAGGAGCAGGCGACGGGGCTGGAGCGGAAGGTGCTGGAGGCCATGAACAAGGGCCTG gacccctaCAGCATGTTCCGACCAAAGCGCTATGCGGGGACCAAGGAGGACCCCAACCTCGTCCCCTCCGTCAGCAACAAGCGCATCGTGGGCTGCGTCT gcgaAGAGGACAACAGCTGCGTCGTCTGGTTCTGGCTGCACCAGGGGGAGGCCCAGCGCTGCCCCTCCTGCGGTGCCCACTACAAGCTGATCCCCCACGAGCTGCCCCACTGA
- the KCNIP3 gene encoding calsenilin, producing the protein MGIQGMELCAVAVVILLFIAVLKQFGILEPISVEDGGDAELELSSVRHQPEGLEQLLAQTKFTKKELQSLYRGFKNECPSGLVDEETFKLIYSQFFPQGDASTYAHFLFDAFDADRNGALCFQDFVVGLSILLRGTVHQKLKWAFNLYDINKDGYITKEEMLEIMKSIYDMMGRCTHPTLRDSAPAEHVELFFQKMDRNGDGVVTFEEFLETCQKDNDIMSSMQIFENVI; encoded by the exons ATGGGCATCCAGGGCATGGAGCTGTGCGCCGTGGCTGTGGTCATCCTCCTCTTCATCGCCGTCCTCAAGCAGTTTGGCATCCTGGAGCCCATCTCCGTGGAAG ACGGCGGCGATGCCGAGTTGGAGCTTTCATCCGTACGGCACCAACCcgaggggctggagcagctgttGGCGCAGACCAAGTTCACCAAGAAGGAGCTGCAGTCCCTCTACCGCGGCTTCAAGAAT GAGTGTCCCAGTGGCCTCGTGGACGAGGAGACCTTCAAGCTCATCTACTCGCAGTTTTTCCCCCAAGGCG ACGCCAGCACCTACGCGCACTTCTTATTTGACGCCTTCGACGCTGACCGTAATGGGGCTCTCTGCTTCCAG GATTTTGTCGTCGGCCTCTCCATCTTGCTGCGGGGGACAGTGCACCAGAAGCTGAAGTGGGCTTTCAACCTCTACGATATTAATAAAGACGGCTACATCACTAAGGAG GAAATGCTGGAGATCATGAAGTCCATCTACGACATGATGGGGCGCTGCACCCACCCCACCCTGAGGGACAGCGCGCCCGCAGAGCACGTGGAGCTGTTCTTCCAG AAGATGGACAGGAATGGCGACGGCGTGGTGACCTTTGAGGAGTTCCTGGAGACCTGCCAGAAG GACAATGACATCATGAGCTCCATGCAGATCTTCGAGAACGTGATCTAA
- the LOC142038352 gene encoding oxaloacetate tautomerase fahd2, mitochondrial-like yields MRLLGAMRLVRFRGAGGAKPRLGLEEAAGGNVVDLSAAEPALPRSMRAFLESGQSGLAAAQRALESSQHRLPRETVRLLAPVGDPEKVICVGLNYRDHCLEQNVKIPKEPIIFNKFPSTIIGPFDDIVHPEESSEVDWEVELAAVIGKKGRHIEESSALDHVVGFTVANDVSARDWQMRNGRQWLLGKTFDTFCPLGPALVTKEAVADVHNLRIRCSVNGQLMQDSSTSQLIFRLPKLIAWVSRFVTLVPGDILLTGTPPGVGAFQKPPVFLKRGDEVQCEIEELGTICNKVV; encoded by the exons ATGCGCCTGCTGGGGGCCATGCGGCTGGTGCGGTtccggggggctgggggagccaAGCcccggctggggctggaggaggcagcCGGGGGGAACGTGGTGGACCTGAGCGCGGCAGAGCCGGCGCTGCCCCGCTCCATGCGTGCCTTCCTGGAGAGCGGCCAGAGCGGGCTGGCTGCCGCCCAAAG GGCGCTGGAGTCCAGCCAGCACCGGCTGCCGAGGGAGACGGTGCGGCTCCTGGCGCCCGTCGGGGACCCGGAGAAGGTGATCTGCGTGGGGCTCAACTACCGCGACCACTGCCTGGAGCAGAATGTCAAGATCCCCAAGGAGCCCATCATCTTCAACAAGTTCCCCAGCACCATCATCGGACCCTTCGATGACATCGTGCACCCAGAGGAGAGCAGT GAGGTGGACTGGGAGGTAGAGCTGGCTGCTGTCATTGGGAAGAAGGGGCGGCACATTGAG gaGTCATCGGCCCTGGACCACGTTGTGGGCTTCACGGTGGCCAACGACGTCAGTGCCCGGGACTGGCAGATGAGGAACGGGAGGCAGTGGCTGCTGGGGAAAACCTTCGACACCTTCTGTCCCCTGGGGCCGGCCCTTGTCACCAAGGAGGCGGTGGCAG ACGTCCACAACCTGAGGATCCGCTGCAGCGTCAATGGGCAGCTGATGCAGGACAGCAGCACTAGCCAGCTCATCTTCCGCCTCCCCAAACTCATCGCCTGGGTCTCCCG gtttGTCACGCTGGTCCCCGGGGACATCTTGCTGACGGGAACCCCTCCTGGTGTGGGGGCTTTTCAGAAGCCACCCGTGTTTCTTAAG AGAGGAGACGAGGTGCAGTGCGAGATCGAGGAGCTGGGCACCATCTGCAACAAGGTGGTATGA
- the LOC142037664 gene encoding glycerol-3-phosphate acyltransferase 2, mitochondrial-like isoform X2, producing the protein MEGLCNWVLLKLLNRLFLNVQLHQGQLEMVLRAARMSGVPLVFLSTHKSQLDGLLLSFVLFSQGLGVPRVTVGGQVCSPHLRALLGRLGGIFLPSRTGQMPSDQDEGLPGAVLAAYVEEVLRSQQPLLIFLEEPPVALCLSAPAREWLSLVYRAVRDGAVPDVLLVPVGISYDVVPGALLREGAHSARLFGLGTCLWAACWAVRRNLGCVRVDFAQPFSLQEFVAKNLVGQSCTGKPLEELLLPTILGVCPSQLDGKKAGICGPSPAMVASLEADEEMLVTKLGLHSLSDGVACSAVMAVGITSALLLLKHREGVFLSRLMLDFAWLLEEILLRQRDVGFSGQLRALVQHSLVLLRARLALYHLSPVGDVLVVPEVSAEALRELGHRSAAILPVFASEAVGACAIRALLMEMLPFLGATDGPSGIVLSQDELHRKTLELLQLLPPNLLGLQPCQPLDCQSRDIVDKLLLCGLLEAEEPESERWVCDVAPRPFCKGAPWAGMDFTDSDSDGEDEVPKRCFKLSEPQGSPGFLLFLCRLLSPMLRTYARAVAFLDRPSWPQPEAAYVEALLQFLAEEDSFEYPNRSLALSSLQTFKELGVLEEVRSPTGPLLHLAQPFHSSVSRGKLEAFIQQFTQP; encoded by the exons GCTGTGTAACTGGGTGCTGCTCAAGCTCCTGAATCGCCTCTTCCTCAACGTGCAGCTCCACCAAGGGCAGCTGGAGATGGTGCTGAGGGCCGCCAGGATG TCTGGCGTGCCGCTGGTTTTCCTCTCGACTCACAAATCCCAGCTGGATGGGCTGCTCCTGTCCTTCGTCCTCTtctcccaggggctgggggtgcccaggGTGACGGTGGGCGGCCAGGTCTGCAGCCCTCACCTCCG AGCCCTACTCGGCCGCCTGGGAGGGATTTTCCTGCCTTCGAGGACAGGGCAGATGCCGAGCGACCAGGATGAAGGGCTCCCGGGGGCTGTCCTGGCTGCG TACGTCGAGGAGGTGCTGAGGAGCCAACAGCCCCTGCTCATCTTCCTGGAAGAGCCCCCCGTCGCCCTGTGCCTCTCTGCCCCTGCCCGCGAGTGGCTGTCCCTGGTGTACCGCGCCGTGCGGGACGGTGCCGTCCCCGACGTCCTCCTGGTCCCCGTGGGCATCTCCTACGACGTGGTCCCTGGCGCTTTGCTCCGGGAAGGAGCG cacagTGCTCGGCTCTTCGGCCTCGGCACTTGCCTCTGGGCAGCGTGCTGGGCCGTACGCCGAAACCTCGGCTGCGTCCGTGTGGACTTCGCCCAGCCCTTCTCCTTACAG GAGTTTGTGGCCAAAAACCTCGTCGGGCAGAGCTGCACGGGGAAGccgctggaggagctgctgctgcccaccatCCTCGGCGTGTG ccccagccagctGGACGGCAAGAAGGCAGGGATTTGCGGTCCCAGCCCTGCAATGGTCGCCAGCTTGGAGGCAGACGAGGAAATGTTGGTGACCAAGCTGGGCCTGCATTCCCTGAGCG ACGGCGTTGCCTGCTCCGCCGTCATGGCTGTGGGGATCACGTccgcgctgctgctgctcaagCACCGGGAG ggcGTCTTCCTCTCCCGGCTGATGCTGGACTTCgcctggctgctggaggagatcCTGCTGCGCCAGCGCGATGTGGGCTTCTCGGGGCAGCTCCGTGCCCTGGTGCAGCACAGCCTCGTCCTGCTCAGAGCCCGTCTCGCCCTCTACCACCTCTCCCCCGTCGGCGATGTCCTGGTGGTCCCCGAGGTCTCGGCGGAGGCCCTGAGGGAGCTGGGCCACCGCAGCGCTGCCATCCTGCCCGTCTTTGCCAGCGAGGCGGTGGGAG CGTGCGCCATCCGCGCCTTGCTGATGGAGATGCTGCCCTTCCTGGGGGCAACCGACGGACCCTCCGGCATCGTGCTGAGCCAGGACGAGCTCCACCGCAAGACCCtggagctgctccagctgctgcccccAAACCTGCTGGGGCTCCAG ccctgccagcccctcgACTGCCAGAGCCGGGACATCGTGGACAAGCTCCTCCTGTGCGGGCTGCTGGAGGCCGAAGAG CCGGAGAGCGAGCGCTGGGTCTGCGACGTGGCCCCACGGCCCTTCTGCAAGGGAGCGCCCTGGGCCGGGATGGACTTCACCGACAGCGACAGTGACGGCGAGGACGAGGTCCCCAAGCGCTGCTTCAAG CTCAGCGAGCCCCAGGGCTCGCCCggcttcctcctcttcctctgccgGCTCCTGAGCCCCATGCTGAGGACCTACGCCAGAGCCGTGGCTTTTCTGGACCGACCCAGCTGGCCCCAGCCCG AGGCAGCTTACGTGGAGGCACTGCTGCAATTCCTGGCCGAGGAGGACAGTTTTG AGTACCCAAACAGGAGTCTGGCCCTCAGCTCTCTGCAGACCTTCAAGGAGTTGGGG gtgCTGGAGGAGGTGCGGAGCCCCACCGGACCCCTGCTCCACCTCGCCCAGCCTTTCCACTCCAGCGTGAGCCGGGGAAAGCTGGAAGCCTTCATCCAGCAGTTCACCCAGCCATAG